A single Desulfomonilaceae bacterium DNA region contains:
- a CDS encoding TetR/AcrR family transcriptional regulator, whose amino-acid sequence MLKNTQLSSTDILLRFQDSNECRIPPGGIKIMQALRLLLQQKNFDSITTAEISRVSGVNEALIYRYFKDKRGLLHKILAEYFRVHLAQIRLDVGETQGAINKLRTLIKGTISFHKRNSVFSRILLLEVRNHPTYFESEAYDLAKKYSRLINEIVELGIKDHEIRHDIPLSCMRDIIIGSIERACMRPAIFDRDFDEELLAGNLAEAVIGGLRVAVD is encoded by the coding sequence TTGCTTAAAAATACTCAACTGTCTTCAACTGATATTCTTCTACGTTTCCAGGACTCCAACGAATGCCGAATTCCCCCTGGAGGAATCAAAATTATGCAAGCCCTGAGGCTTTTGCTTCAGCAGAAAAATTTCGATTCCATTACCACAGCGGAAATATCTAGAGTCTCGGGCGTAAATGAAGCGTTGATTTACAGATATTTCAAAGACAAAAGAGGCTTGCTTCACAAAATACTTGCAGAGTACTTTCGAGTTCATCTCGCTCAAATTCGGCTGGACGTTGGTGAGACCCAAGGAGCGATTAACAAGCTGAGAACTCTTATCAAAGGGACGATATCTTTTCACAAGAGAAACAGTGTCTTTTCAAGAATACTTCTTCTCGAGGTCAGGAATCACCCGACGTACTTTGAAAGCGAAGCCTATGACCTGGCAAAAAAATACTCCCGGTTAATTAATGAAATTGTCGAATTAGGGATAAAAGACCATGAAATACGACATGACATTCCATTGTCCTGCATGAGAGACATAATTATCGGCAGTATTGAAAGGGCATGCATGCGACCGGCCATATTCGATCGAGATTTCGACGAGGAACTCCTGGCTGGAAACCTCGCTGAAGCGGTAATTGGTGGCCTGCGTGTAGCAGTAGACTAA
- a CDS encoding CoA-binding protein, giving the protein MPVDPPEKSLFLAPCSVVFIGVSRKTGPGSLNPVDNLRSWGYKGEIHVVHPHAPHVGGVRTVPNVSSLKSPVDLGIIAAPRETIPGIVRDCAEKGIKALIVTNQGFAEADSRGGELQRQMLDAARSGGTRILGPNTLGVSNSFDRFTSSFMPLDRQEIPIGVACQSGVFFVGSSQLTGGMGMGVDVGNACDLGLVDAIEWLGFERRIKALAIHAEGISGGKRFLEITRQVSLRIPVIAIKTGRSPLGALTAATHSGSMAGHDRIAGAVMTKAGVIRVEETQDMKDLVGAFLRLPPMRGRKVAVITLTGAGGIILLDAMHISGLTPANLGQDSLKNVQELSPPWMPIGNPMDIWPALMKNGMRKVFGIALRGALNDPNVDAIICLALGLDSENQPYFSAVEEIQSLSLDSQKPIIVWVYGPRAEEARAQLNQKGRAMTVPTLERGVKILARMAEYETWRQNNMQ; this is encoded by the coding sequence ATGCCAGTAGATCCTCCTGAGAAATCGCTTTTTCTCGCTCCATGTTCTGTCGTTTTTATTGGGGTTTCACGTAAGACTGGCCCGGGATCCCTCAATCCCGTAGACAACCTTAGATCGTGGGGGTACAAGGGAGAAATCCATGTTGTCCATCCTCACGCGCCCCACGTCGGAGGCGTGCGCACAGTACCGAACGTATCCTCATTGAAAAGTCCCGTAGACCTCGGTATCATCGCCGCGCCCAGGGAGACAATTCCGGGAATCGTCAGAGACTGCGCCGAAAAAGGCATCAAGGCCCTCATCGTAACGAACCAGGGTTTTGCAGAAGCTGATTCCAGGGGAGGCGAACTTCAGCGACAAATGCTGGACGCCGCCCGCTCAGGGGGAACCAGAATCCTGGGACCAAATACTCTTGGTGTCTCCAATTCGTTTGATCGGTTCACTTCTTCGTTCATGCCATTGGACCGGCAAGAAATCCCAATTGGTGTAGCATGCCAGTCGGGAGTTTTTTTTGTTGGCTCATCCCAGCTCACCGGAGGAATGGGAATGGGCGTCGACGTCGGCAATGCCTGCGATCTTGGTCTTGTAGACGCTATTGAATGGCTTGGGTTTGAACGGCGGATTAAGGCTCTCGCAATACACGCCGAGGGAATATCCGGGGGCAAACGTTTTCTGGAAATCACCAGACAGGTTTCTCTACGAATCCCCGTAATTGCGATAAAAACCGGTCGGTCTCCATTAGGAGCCTTGACGGCTGCCACCCACAGCGGTTCGATGGCCGGACACGACCGCATAGCCGGAGCCGTCATGACCAAGGCAGGCGTAATACGCGTGGAAGAAACTCAGGACATGAAGGATCTCGTAGGCGCCTTTCTGCGCTTACCGCCTATGAGGGGGCGCAAAGTGGCCGTGATCACTCTTACCGGGGCAGGTGGGATAATACTATTGGACGCCATGCACATTTCTGGACTGACGCCGGCGAACTTGGGCCAGGATTCCCTGAAAAACGTGCAAGAGCTATCCCCACCATGGATGCCCATCGGCAATCCCATGGATATCTGGCCGGCCCTGATGAAGAACGGAATGCGGAAAGTCTTCGGGATTGCCCTCAGAGGCGCTTTAAATGATCCGAACGTGGACGCGATTATTTGCCTGGCTTTGGGATTGGATAGCGAGAATCAACCATATTTCAGCGCTGTGGAAGAGATACAGAGTTTGTCGCTGGACTCGCAAAAACCGATCATTGTGTGGGTCTACGGGCCACGAGCCGAAGAGGCCCGAGCCCAACTAAATCAAAAAGGTCGGGCAATGACAGTTCCCACCCTGGAAAGAGGAGTTAAAATTCTTGCCAGGATGGCCGAATACGAGACATGGCGTCAAAATAACATGCAATAG
- a CDS encoding acyl-CoA dehydrogenase family protein yields the protein MFKLDEEQKMILETVRRIAAKEVAPRAAELDETAGFPQHAIDVFAENGLLTPLLPAEYGGVEISLLLFSMVLEEIAKVCASSALVLIAQADGMLPILHGATGDLKRRFLERLSGDSKQLTAIAATEPSAGSDILSMRTKAVRKGDKYVVNGQKCFITNGSVADFFVLFAYTDPSKGARGISAFVVEKSFPGLVYGKNENKMGMRGSINSELYFEDMEIPAENLVGAEGQGFANLMKTLSMSRLFCASQAVGIADGALTQAIQYARERVQFSKPIGALSPIQFMIADMAAGVESARLLTREAASLFDEREEKKAGVFAAMAKCTASDTAMRVTTDAVQIMGGYGYMKDYPVERMMRDAKLTQIYTGTNQIMRLVAGRSILEIQ from the coding sequence GTGTTCAAACTTGATGAAGAACAGAAAATGATTCTTGAAACGGTCCGCCGGATTGCCGCCAAAGAGGTTGCCCCTAGAGCCGCCGAACTTGATGAGACAGCGGGTTTTCCTCAGCACGCCATTGATGTATTCGCTGAAAACGGTCTACTGACCCCCTTGCTCCCGGCGGAGTATGGTGGCGTTGAGATAAGTTTATTGCTTTTTTCCATGGTATTAGAGGAGATCGCCAAGGTTTGCGCTTCTTCTGCGTTAGTGCTGATTGCTCAAGCCGATGGTATGCTACCGATCCTCCACGGCGCCACAGGCGATCTCAAGCGCAGATTCCTGGAAAGACTCTCTGGCGATTCCAAGCAATTGACTGCGATTGCAGCGACCGAACCATCCGCTGGTTCCGATATCTTATCCATGAGGACAAAGGCTGTGCGCAAGGGCGACAAGTACGTTGTCAATGGGCAGAAGTGCTTTATTACAAATGGTTCAGTCGCGGATTTCTTTGTGCTCTTCGCCTATACCGATCCATCAAAGGGAGCCCGAGGCATCAGCGCATTTGTTGTAGAAAAAAGTTTTCCCGGTCTAGTTTACGGGAAAAATGAGAACAAAATGGGAATGAGGGGATCGATAAACTCAGAGTTATATTTCGAGGATATGGAGATTCCGGCGGAAAACCTTGTTGGGGCTGAAGGGCAGGGGTTCGCTAATCTTATGAAAACACTCTCCATGAGCAGGCTTTTTTGCGCATCCCAAGCAGTAGGTATAGCGGATGGAGCCCTTACTCAAGCGATACAATACGCCCGAGAACGAGTGCAATTCTCCAAGCCCATAGGGGCTTTAAGCCCAATTCAGTTCATGATAGCGGACATGGCAGCCGGTGTAGAATCCGCCCGACTTTTGACTCGTGAAGCGGCTAGTCTGTTTGATGAGCGAGAAGAAAAAAAGGCAGGCGTTTTCGCCGCCATGGCCAAATGCACGGCGTCTGACACAGCAATGCGAGTCACTACAGACGCAGTTCAAATCATGGGGGGATACGGATACATGAAAGACTATCCTGTTGAAAGAATGATGAGGGACGCCAAACTTACCCAAATCTACACAGGAACCAACCAGATAATGAGGCTTGTCGCAGGAAGATCGATATTGGAGATCCAGTAG
- a CDS encoding acyl-CoA dehydrogenase family protein, whose amino-acid sequence MAREIVDESQELTILREAVHRAAKEKVGPIASSIDELGEFNRDVENLCWDLGLLTLALPSEFGGLDKNTGTALCIAVEELARFCASSALLLIIQAVGSYPVVHGLSGAIREQTLARIAQERQLVGYLVTEPGGGSDVAALKTTAVKDGDEYVLNGAKCFATNGGVASIYSVLARTSKEGGHVGLSFFLVERERPGLKVGRKENKLGQRGSNTTEVFLDDVRVPASHLLGEEGKGFLLAMKDFDMSRPAIGAQALGIAEGAFEAMLKYSIERKTFGKFLAEHQMIQAIIADSATLIEAGRGLIYRAAALYDEGQPNTKIASMAKCFTSDAAMKITTDAVQVLGGYGYMKDFNVERMFRDAKLTQIFEGANQIQRIVIAREMLKEVGFTI is encoded by the coding sequence ATGGCCCGAGAAATTGTTGACGAGTCGCAAGAACTAACCATTTTACGGGAGGCGGTTCACAGGGCCGCCAAGGAAAAAGTCGGTCCAATTGCCAGCTCCATCGATGAGCTTGGAGAATTTAACAGGGATGTTGAAAACTTATGCTGGGACCTGGGGCTTTTGACTCTAGCATTACCATCGGAATTCGGCGGGCTCGACAAAAATACAGGCACTGCGCTGTGTATTGCAGTGGAAGAGCTTGCCAGGTTCTGCGCATCTTCGGCTCTACTTCTTATCATTCAGGCTGTGGGATCATACCCTGTCGTTCACGGTCTATCTGGAGCGATCAGGGAACAAACTCTTGCCCGGATAGCGCAGGAACGTCAACTTGTCGGCTATCTGGTGACTGAGCCCGGCGGCGGTTCTGATGTGGCTGCCTTGAAGACGACCGCTGTAAAGGATGGTGATGAGTACGTGCTTAATGGAGCGAAATGCTTTGCTACAAATGGTGGAGTCGCTTCGATTTACTCGGTTTTGGCTAGGACATCCAAAGAAGGTGGACATGTGGGCCTGTCCTTTTTTCTGGTGGAACGGGAACGGCCTGGGCTCAAAGTGGGTAGGAAGGAGAACAAGCTCGGTCAGCGTGGATCGAACACAACAGAGGTTTTCCTTGATGATGTCAGGGTGCCCGCCTCGCATCTCCTTGGCGAGGAAGGGAAGGGATTTTTACTGGCCATGAAAGACTTTGACATGTCCAGGCCCGCTATTGGCGCCCAAGCGCTTGGAATCGCCGAGGGGGCATTCGAGGCAATGCTGAAGTATTCGATTGAGCGCAAAACTTTCGGGAAGTTTCTTGCGGAACATCAGATGATTCAGGCCATCATAGCCGACAGCGCCACATTGATCGAAGCAGGTAGAGGGCTCATTTACCGGGCCGCCGCCCTCTATGACGAGGGCCAACCTAATACGAAAATCGCCTCAATGGCGAAATGTTTCACGAGTGACGCGGCCATGAAAATAACCACTGACGCAGTCCAGGTATTGGGCGGATACGGGTACATGAAAGATTTTAATGTAGAACGCATGTTCAGAGACGCCAAATTAACCCAGATTTTTGAAGGCGCCAATCAGATCCAGAGGATCGTCATTGCGCGGGAGATGCTTAAAGAAGTCGGATTCACAATTTGA
- a CDS encoding amidohydrolase family protein has protein sequence MIVDSHCHIFTERIVSNTTQKAAMLKELKLNTCGAVERLRPELLQESLERNGIEKCWLLPTAAPEKVVAENDKFIKITSKFSRLFTLATLHPIMPGLVNEIHRMFDSGITGFKFSSFSQRFDLLSPESGEMLTEISRIGNSRNIRPIVVFDTFMRADIYFGAKFEHLARPSKLYLIARRYQGIDFVCAHMGGLLGDFDEIRDVLRPLDNLYLDTSNAAHTLSEEEFVELLKIHGASHVLFGTDWPWFLHEEELANIVSLMAKAGFSAVEQAKVLGENARELFGL, from the coding sequence ATGATTGTCGATAGTCACTGTCATATTTTCACAGAGCGCATTGTCAGCAATACGACCCAAAAAGCCGCGATGCTAAAGGAATTGAAGCTCAATACCTGTGGAGCCGTGGAAAGATTGAGGCCTGAGTTGCTGCAAGAGTCTCTGGAGAGAAACGGAATTGAGAAGTGCTGGCTACTGCCGACGGCGGCGCCGGAAAAGGTTGTAGCCGAAAATGACAAGTTCATCAAAATAACCTCAAAGTTCTCGCGTTTGTTTACTCTTGCGACTCTGCACCCGATCATGCCGGGTCTTGTCAATGAGATTCACCGCATGTTCGATTCCGGAATTACAGGATTCAAATTTTCCAGTTTTTCTCAACGTTTTGATCTATTGTCTCCGGAATCGGGCGAAATGCTGACTGAGATTTCACGAATCGGAAATTCCCGGAACATTAGGCCTATAGTTGTGTTCGACACTTTTATGCGAGCCGATATTTATTTTGGAGCGAAATTCGAGCATCTTGCCAGGCCTTCAAAATTGTATCTGATTGCCCGAAGGTATCAGGGAATTGATTTCGTCTGCGCTCACATGGGAGGCTTGCTTGGTGATTTCGATGAAATTAGAGATGTGTTGCGCCCCCTTGATAATCTCTATCTGGATACGTCAAACGCGGCCCACACGCTTTCGGAAGAGGAATTTGTGGAGTTGTTGAAGATTCATGGGGCTTCCCATGTACTATTCGGGACCGATTGGCCCTGGTTCCTGCATGAGGAAGAACTGGCCAACATCGTGTCGTTGATGGCGAAGGCGGGCTTTAGCGCCGTCGAGCAGGCCAAAGTTCTGGGCGAAAACGCCAGGGAGCTTTTTGGCTTGTGA